The Perognathus longimembris pacificus isolate PPM17 chromosome 3, ASM2315922v1, whole genome shotgun sequence nucleotide sequence tgcactgactCTCCACACCGCcacggtgagtgtgtgtgtgcactgactTTCCACACTGCcacggtgagtgtgtgtgtgcactgactTTCCACACCGccatggtgagtgtgtgtgtgcactgactCTCTACACCGCcacggtgagtgtgtgtgtgcactgactTTCCACACTGCcacggtgagtgtgtgtgtgcactgactCTCCACACCGCCACGGTGAGTGTGTGAGTGCACTGACTCTCTACACCGCcacggtgagtgtgtgtgtgcactgactTTCCACACCGCcacggtgagtgtgtgtgtgcactgactCTCCACACCGCcacggtgagtgtgtgtgtgcactgactCTCCACACCGCCACGGTCCATGATGAGCCGGACACAGCTCGTGGGGGCAGAGGTCGCGGCCCAGACCCGGCCAGTCCTTGTGCGGTGCTTGTCGTCTGGAGAGAGCAGACAGGGTCCAGTCAGCTCGGCCAGGGGagtccgggggaggggggctgtgagCCTCTGTGCCAtgtgcgggaggggaggggggcgcgggcggcgtgggcgggaggggaggggggcgcgggcggcgtgggcgggaggggaggggggcgcgggcgccgtgggcgggaggggaggggggcgcgggcgccgtgggcgggaggggaggggggcgtgtgcgggaggggaggggggcgtgggcgccgtgggcgggaggggaggggggcgcgggcggcgtgggcgggaggggaggggggcgcgggcgccgtgggcgggaggggaggggggcgcgggcgccgtgggcgggaggggaggggggcgcgggcggcgtgggcgggaggggaggggggcgcgggcggcgtgggcgggaggggaggggggcgcgggcgccgtgggcgggaggggaggggggcgtgtgcgggaggggaggggggcgtgggcgccgtgggcgggaggggaggggggcgtgggTGCCGTGGGCGGGAGTGGGCAGGCGCGGCGTTGGTCTGGGGATTTCCAGTCGTGTCCGGCAATGGCGACCCCCTCACAGACCCCAGCGCGATGGGCTCTTCGCTTTCCATCCACGTCAGCCCGGGACTCGCCGTGCGTTGGAAGCGCAGCCCAAGTGCCCGGTGCGGCTCGCCGACCTCTGGAGATGGTGCGTGAAAGGCAGCGCTGGCTTTGGCTGAGAAAGTATGGCACCGTCAAGGGCGTTCTCCGAACCGACCGGGGGCTCAAGGGGGGCCTGCCGGAGGGAAAGGGGCGCCCTGGAGGcctgcgggagggagggggcgccctGGAGGcctgcgggagggagggggcgccctGGAGGcctgcgggagggagggggcccccTGGAGGcctgcgggagggagggggcccccTGGAGGcctgcgggagggagggggcgccctGGAGGcctgcgggagggagggggcgccctGGAGGcctgcgggagggagggggcccccTGGAGGcctgcgggagggagggggcccccTGGAGGcctgcgggagggagggggcgccctGGAGGcctgcgggagggagggggcccccTGGAGGCCTGCGGGAGGGAGGGGCCCCCTGGTCCGGGCCCTGCTGGCCGGGGTACTTGGCGTCACTGCAAGCAGATCTTCATCCACTGCAGCTCACGCTGGATAAGCTGTCAGTGAGACGCCCGTGCCGCGGAATTGCCCTGCATTTGTAGGATTTCCACCCTTGGCGATGGCTCACGCCCGCCCTGTCCTCGTCACATCCCCGGGCCAAGTAGCAGGTGGACCAGGCTGGCCCCCTGCCCGCCACACCGAATCCGCCCCCCCAGCCACAGTGTGCCTGCCACACCGAATCCACCTCCCCAGCCACAGTGTGCCCGCCACACCGAATCCGCCCCCCCAGCCACAGTGTGCCCGCCACACCGAATCCACCTCCCCAGCCACAGTGTGCCCGCCACACCGAATCCGCCTCCCCCAGCCACAGTGTGCCCGCCACACCGCCTCCCCAGCCACAGTGTGCCCGCCACACCGAATCCGCCTCCCCCAGCCACAGTGTGCCCGCCACACCGCCTCCCCAGCCACAGTGTGCCCGCCACACCGAATCCATCCCCCCAGCCACAGTGTGCCCACCACACCGAATCCACCCCCCCAGCCACAGTGTGCCCGCCACACCGCCTCCCCAGCCACAGTGTGCCCGCCACACCGAATCCGCCTCCCCAGCCACAGTGTGCCCACCACACCGAATCCACCCCCCCAGCCACAGTGTGCCCGCCACACCGCCTCCCCAGCCACAGTGTGCCCGCCACACCGAATCCATCCCCCCAGCCACAGTGTGCCCGCCACACCGCCCCCCCAGCCACAGTGTGCCCGCCACACCGAATCCATCCCCCCAGCCACAGTGTGCCCACCACACCGAATCCACCCCCCCAGCCACAGTGTGCCCGCCACACCGCCTCCCCAGCCACAGTGTGCCCGCCACACCGAATCCACCCCCCCAGCCACAGTGTGCCCGCCACACCGCCTCCCCAGCCAGTGTGCCTGCCACACCGAATCCACCCCCCCAGCCACAGTGTGCCCGCCACACCGCCCCCCCAGCCACAGTGTGCCCGCCACACCGCCCCCAGCCACAGTGTGCCTGCCACACCGAATCCGCCTCCCCAGCCACAGTgtgcccgccccacccccccagccacaGTGTGCCCGCCACACCGAATCCATCCCCCCAACCACAGTGTGCCCGCCACGCTCCCCCAGCCACAGTGTGCCCGCCACACCAACTCCGCCTCCCCAGCCACAgtgtgcccgccccgcccccccagccacaGTGTGCCTGCCACACCGAATCCGCCCCCCCAGCCACAGTGTGCCCGCCACACCGAATCCGCCTCCCCAGCCACAGTGTGCCCGCCACACCGAATCCGCCTCCCCAGCCACAGTGTGCCCGCCACACCGAATCCGCCTCCCCAGCCACAGTGTGCCCGCCACACCGAATCCGCCTCCCCAGCCACAGTGTGCCCGCCACACCGAATCCGCCTCCCCCAGCCACAGTGTGCCCGCCACACCAACTCCGCCTCCCCCAGCCACAGTGTGCCCGCCACACCGAATCCGCCTCCCCAGCCACAgtgtgcccgccccgccccccc carries:
- the LOC125347833 gene encoding extensin-like, which gives rise to MGSSLSIHVSPGLAVRWKRSPSARCGSPTSGDGFPPLAMAHARPVLVTSPGQVAGGPGWPPARHTESAPPATVCLPHRIHLPSHSVPATPNPPPQPQCARHTESTSPATVCPPHRIRLPQPQCARHTASPATVCPPHRIRLPQPQCARHTASPATVCPPHRIHPPSHSVPTTPNPPPQPQCARHTASPATVCPPHRIRLPSHSVPTTPNPPPQPQCARHTASPATVCPPHRIHPPSHSVPATPPPQPQCARHTESIPPATVCPPHRIHPPSHSVPATPPPQPQCARHTESTPPATVCPPHRLPSQCACHTESTPPATVCPPHRPPSHSVPATPPPATVCLPHRIRLPSHSVPAPPPQPQCARHTESIPPTTVCPPRSPSHSVPATPTPPPQPQCARPAPPATVCLPHRIRPPSHSVPATPNPPPQPQCARHTESASPATVCPPHRIRLPSHSVPATPNPPPQPQCARHTESASPSHSVPATPTPPPPATVCPPHRIRLPSHSVPAPPPQPQCARHAPPATVCPRRLSWQWRVHTHSAQCVLLAVATLLGRHGNTGQA